The following are encoded in a window of Lactobacillus acidophilus genomic DNA:
- the tpx gene encoding thiol peroxidase — translation MKITFKGKEVKLVGTPPAVREEMPNFTVLDKNNQEFTKSDLLGKFSLISVVPNINTPVCSIQTKTFNKAMDKFPEINFLTISTNTIEDQQTWCAAEDVKNMKLMSDKNLSFGKATGLLIPEFGILARSVWVLDPNCKILYRELVDEITHEPNYDAVLNELKQLH, via the coding sequence ATGAAAATTACTTTTAAAGGTAAAGAAGTTAAATTAGTAGGTACTCCGCCAGCAGTTAGAGAAGAAATGCCCAACTTTACAGTACTAGATAAGAATAATCAAGAATTTACTAAGTCTGATTTGCTAGGCAAGTTTAGTTTGATTAGTGTAGTACCAAATATCAATACTCCTGTTTGCAGTATTCAAACCAAAACTTTTAATAAGGCAATGGATAAATTCCCAGAAATTAACTTTTTGACTATTTCCACCAATACTATTGAAGACCAGCAAACTTGGTGTGCTGCCGAAGACGTTAAAAATATGAAATTGATGTCTGATAAAAATTTGTCATTTGGCAAAGCGACCGGTTTATTAATTCCAGAATTCGGCATCCTTGCTCGTTCTGTTTGGGTTCTCGACCCTAATTGTAAAATCCTATATCGTGAATTAGTTGATGAAATTACACATGAACCTAATTATGATGCAGTTTTAAACGAATTAAAACAATTGCATTAG
- a CDS encoding transporter substrate-binding domain-containing protein codes for MKVKNIFNWTISILAILLVIISAYFGFAQKGLNSGTSASRWSNQNGVSEIKRRGYLRVAVFGDLPPYGWVNSNGKRVGYDVYLAHRMTQDLGVKIRFVQVNANNRVDTLNSNKADIILANFTVTPERKDVVDFAKPYMKVSVGVISPKSAPITSANQLKNKKLIVTKGTTAENYFSQQKNVNLLKFDSKTQQFNALKNGRGAALADDNSYLYAWVKQNPKYTVGIKSIGPKQYISPAVKKGNRSLLKWTNKEITKLNKESFFVEDYNKELRPYFGKDIKPTDIILA; via the coding sequence ATGAAAGTTAAGAACATTTTCAATTGGACTATCAGCATACTAGCTATTTTACTCGTGATTATCTCTGCTTATTTTGGTTTTGCGCAAAAAGGTTTAAATAGTGGTACTTCTGCTAGCCGATGGAGTAATCAAAACGGAGTTTCTGAAATTAAAAGACGCGGCTACTTAAGAGTAGCGGTTTTTGGTGATTTACCACCTTATGGCTGGGTTAATTCAAATGGTAAGCGTGTAGGTTATGATGTTTACTTGGCACACCGTATGACCCAGGATTTAGGGGTGAAAATTAGATTTGTTCAAGTTAATGCTAACAATCGTGTTGACACTTTGAATTCAAATAAAGCTGATATCATTTTGGCTAACTTTACAGTTACACCTGAACGAAAAGATGTAGTAGACTTTGCTAAACCATATATGAAGGTTTCTGTTGGTGTCATTTCGCCTAAGAGTGCACCAATAACTTCTGCTAATCAGTTAAAGAATAAAAAATTAATTGTTACTAAGGGTACGACTGCTGAAAACTACTTCTCACAACAAAAGAATGTAAACTTATTAAAATTCGATTCTAAAACGCAGCAATTCAACGCTCTTAAGAATGGTCGTGGTGCAGCTTTAGCTGATGATAACTCATACCTTTACGCTTGGGTAAAACAAAATCCTAAATATACTGTAGGAATTAAGAGTATTGGTCCCAAACAATATATTTCTCCAGCAGTTAAAAAAGGGAATCGTTCACTATTAAAATGGACAAATAAAGAGATTACTAAATTGAATAAGGAAAGCTTTTTCGTAGAAGATTACAATAAAGAATTACGTCCATACTTTGGTAAGGATATCAAGCCAACTGATATTATTTTGGCTTGA
- a CDS encoding amino acid ABC transporter ATP-binding protein yields the protein MTEEILKVEHLDKFYGDWRALHDINFNLKKGEVLTLLGPSGSGKSTLLRTLNGLEDYQKGSIYFHDKKIDPTPKEWQLLRQKIGMVFQSYDLFPNLTVMDNILLAPVKVQHRKEDEVRKQAEELLKRVGMQDYASSYPRELSGGQKQRVAIVRAMAMNPEILLLDEITASLDPEMVRGVQEIVEHLSNRDHMTMIVVTHQMNFAEKIADEVLFLENGKILEDTPGKEFFKNPQTARAREFLDSMDF from the coding sequence ATGACAGAAGAAATTTTAAAGGTAGAACATTTAGATAAATTTTACGGTGATTGGCGGGCTTTACATGATATTAACTTCAATCTTAAAAAGGGTGAAGTTTTAACCCTTCTCGGCCCATCAGGCTCGGGCAAGAGTACGCTTTTACGTACTTTAAATGGCTTAGAAGATTATCAAAAGGGTAGTATTTATTTTCATGATAAAAAAATTGATCCTACTCCAAAAGAATGGCAATTATTAAGACAAAAGATTGGTATGGTTTTCCAGAGCTATGATCTATTTCCTAACTTAACCGTAATGGACAATATTTTACTTGCTCCAGTAAAAGTGCAACATCGAAAAGAAGATGAAGTTAGAAAGCAAGCTGAAGAATTGCTAAAACGGGTAGGGATGCAAGATTATGCATCATCATATCCAAGAGAATTATCCGGTGGTCAAAAACAAAGAGTAGCAATTGTCCGTGCAATGGCTATGAATCCCGAAATTTTGCTATTAGACGAAATTACTGCATCTCTTGATCCAGAAATGGTTCGCGGTGTTCAAGAAATTGTAGAGCATTTATCTAATAGAGATCATATGACCATGATTGTCGTAACTCACCAGATGAATTTCGCTGAAAAGATTGCAGATGAAGTACTATTCCTTGAAAATGGTAAAATCTTGGAAGATACACCAGGAAAAGAGTTCTTTAAGAACCCCCAAACTGCTCGTGCTCGTGAATTCCTAGACAGCATGGATTTCTAG
- a CDS encoding amino acid ABC transporter permease: MVHSGINVLFEGTNLARLMAGLWASIWIAAISLVIGLLLGTILGILRTMPNKIVRFVLRLYLEFFRIVPTIVLLYLVYYILPRTFHVNWSATWMAVLAFALWVAAEFSDIVRGALESVPKNQRESGLALGLSNIQLFRYVLLPQAIKLELPATINLATRVIKTTSLLMVINIMEVINVGQQIIEANNQKYPTGVFWIYGFIFILYFILDYPLSAWAKRLTANKE; encoded by the coding sequence ATGGTGCATTCGGGAATTAATGTTTTATTTGAAGGAACAAATCTAGCACGCTTAATGGCTGGATTATGGGCATCTATTTGGATTGCAGCAATTTCATTAGTTATTGGTTTACTTTTAGGTACAATTCTAGGAATCTTACGTACTATGCCTAATAAAATTGTTCGTTTTGTTTTGAGACTATATCTTGAATTTTTTAGAATAGTGCCAACAATTGTACTTTTATATTTGGTTTATTATATTTTGCCAAGAACATTCCATGTTAATTGGTCGGCAACTTGGATGGCAGTTTTGGCCTTTGCATTATGGGTAGCTGCTGAATTTAGTGATATTGTACGTGGAGCACTAGAATCAGTGCCAAAGAACCAGCGAGAATCAGGTTTGGCACTGGGTTTAAGTAATATTCAACTCTTTAGATATGTTTTATTACCACAAGCAATCAAATTAGAGCTTCCTGCAACAATTAATCTTGCAACACGTGTGATTAAAACAACTTCACTTTTGATGGTGATCAATATTATGGAAGTAATCAATGTAGGACAACAAATTATTGAAGCTAATAATCAAAAATATCCAACAGGTGTATTTTGGATTTATGGTTTTATTTTCATTTTATATTTCATTTTAGATTATCCATTATCAGCATGGGCAAAGCGGTTAACAGCAAATAAAGAGTAG
- a CDS encoding amino acid ABC transporter permease, with amino-acid sequence MNWTIIQQAMPAFMAGFKLTLWLSLVGIIGSIIVGIIVSLFQYFKVPVLSQISTAYVELARNTPLLIQLFFLYYAFPIFGLKMSAEVCGIIGLIFLGGAYMAEGFTGGFNGVTKSQINSGKALGMNRLQLARYVVFPQGVALSVPALAANIIFLIKETSIFSVIAIPELTNTAMDLIGMYYRSNEYLFMLVVAYAVILIPLILILNWLEKRVRYGAFGN; translated from the coding sequence ATGAATTGGACGATTATCCAGCAGGCAATGCCTGCATTTATGGCAGGTTTCAAGCTAACACTTTGGTTATCGTTAGTTGGAATCATTGGATCAATAATAGTGGGAATTATAGTCAGTTTATTTCAATATTTTAAAGTACCTGTTTTAAGTCAAATATCTACCGCATATGTAGAACTTGCACGAAACACACCATTATTAATTCAACTATTTTTCTTATATTATGCGTTTCCAATCTTCGGTTTAAAGATGTCCGCAGAAGTCTGCGGTATTATCGGCTTGATCTTTTTAGGTGGGGCATATATGGCAGAAGGTTTTACCGGTGGATTTAATGGTGTAACTAAGAGCCAAATTAATAGTGGTAAGGCTTTAGGGATGAATAGATTACAACTTGCTAGATATGTTGTCTTTCCACAGGGGGTAGCACTCAGTGTACCAGCACTTGCCGCCAATATAATCTTTTTAATTAAAGAAACATCAATCTTTTCTGTCATTGCAATTCCAGAATTGACTAACACAGCGATGGACTTGATCGGAATGTATTATCGTTCAAACGAATACTTATTTATGCTGGTAGTTGCATATGCAGTAATTTTGATTCCATTAATTTTAATTTTAAATTGGTTAGAAAAGAGAGTTCGTTATGGTGCATTCGGGAATTAA
- a CDS encoding transcriptional regulator — MQILVTDKFHNLWGNLYHDVKLLAQSNLAFNAAILASQKDAVQITYDHLVDKDYLNLVSRPLSPKVTDPNMVIWNKNVRRSNLANLFLQELRKSLNE, encoded by the coding sequence ATGCAAATTTTGGTTACTGATAAATTTCATAATTTGTGGGGAAATTTATACCATGATGTTAAATTATTAGCACAAAGCAACCTTGCTTTTAATGCAGCAATTTTAGCTAGTCAAAAAGATGCAGTTCAAATCACTTATGATCATCTAGTTGATAAAGATTATTTAAACCTTGTCTCGCGTCCTCTTTCACCTAAAGTCACTGATCCCAATATGGTCATTTGGAATAAGAATGTTCGACGTTCCAATTTAGCTAATCTATTTTTACAAGAATTACGCAAATCGCTTAATGAATAA